A window of Roseovarius sp. THAF27 contains these coding sequences:
- a CDS encoding serine hydroxymethyltransferase: MTLAHRNWVPARSETLVQTIATRTGSETSAAIATRIEALAEENRKIHERDCFNLNPATNVMNPRAEALLSSGIGSRPSLGYPGDKYEMGLEAIEEIEVIAAELVADVFQAKFAEIRVPSGALANLYAFMAICKPGDTIIAPPATIGGHVTHHADGCAGLFGLRTVPAPVNADGYTIDLDALREIVRQEKPKLITVGGSLNLFEHPVAEVRAIADSVGAKVMFDAAHQCGIIAGRAWKNPLAEGAHLMTMSTYKSLGGPAGGVIVTNEPEMAERLDAIAFPGMTANFDAAKSAALAVSMLDWREHGTAYAQAMIELSQALAEALAVLGIPVFETPKGYTTSHQFAVEAAQFGSGQAASKTLRKAGFLACGIGLPIAEVPGDMNGLRIGTPELVRWGVTAEDAPALAELIHAGLTGDPQAVAPRTQEMRSRFDALHYVI, from the coding sequence ATGACCCTTGCCCACCGGAACTGGGTGCCCGCACGAAGCGAGACCCTGGTTCAGACCATCGCGACCCGAACGGGCTCGGAAACCAGTGCCGCGATTGCCACAAGGATCGAGGCCCTGGCCGAGGAAAACCGCAAGATCCACGAGCGCGACTGTTTCAACCTGAACCCGGCCACGAACGTGATGAATCCGCGCGCCGAAGCACTGCTGTCCTCGGGGATCGGATCGCGGCCATCGCTGGGCTATCCCGGCGACAAGTACGAAATGGGCCTTGAGGCCATCGAGGAGATAGAGGTCATCGCCGCCGAGCTGGTCGCCGATGTCTTTCAGGCGAAATTCGCCGAGATCCGCGTGCCGTCCGGGGCGCTGGCGAATCTTTACGCGTTCATGGCGATCTGCAAACCGGGCGATACGATCATCGCGCCCCCGGCCACGATCGGCGGGCATGTCACGCACCATGCCGATGGATGTGCCGGCCTGTTCGGTCTGCGCACCGTACCGGCGCCGGTCAACGCGGATGGGTACACGATTGACCTGGATGCGCTCCGGGAAATCGTCCGGCAAGAGAAACCAAAGCTGATCACCGTTGGCGGCTCGTTGAACCTGTTCGAGCATCCCGTGGCCGAGGTGCGCGCCATTGCCGACAGCGTGGGCGCGAAGGTCATGTTCGACGCCGCCCACCAATGCGGGATCATTGCCGGGCGGGCGTGGAAGAACCCCCTGGCGGAAGGCGCGCATCTGATGACGATGAGCACCTACAAGAGCCTCGGCGGTCCGGCGGGCGGCGTGATCGTCACCAACGAGCCCGAGATGGCGGAACGGCTGGACGCCATCGCCTTTCCGGGCATGACCGCCAATTTCGATGCCGCCAAGTCGGCGGCCCTGGCGGTGTCGATGCTGGACTGGCGCGAGCACGGGACGGCCTATGCACAGGCGATGATCGAGCTGTCTCAGGCGCTGGCAGAGGCGTTGGCGGTACTGGGCATTCCGGTCTTCGAGACGCCCAAGGGATATACCACCTCGCACCAGTTCGCCGTCGAGGCGGCGCAGTTCGGGAGCGGACAGGCGGCCTCGAAGACCTTGCGCAAGGCCGGGTTCCTGGCCTGCGGAATCGGCCTGCCCATCGCGGAGGTACCGGGCGACATGAACGGTCTGCGCATCGGAACGCCCGAGCTGGTTCGCTGGGGCGTCACGGCAGAGGACGCGCCGGCGCTAGCGGAGCTGATCCACGCCGGCCTCACCGGCGATCCACAAGCAGTCGCGCCGCGAACTCAGGAGATGCGCAGTCGGTTCGATGCGCTACATTACGTGATCTGA
- the rpsT gene encoding 30S ribosomal protein S20 has protein sequence MANTLQSKKRARQNARRLSVNKARRSRIRTFLRKVEEAIASGDKEAAQNALRTAQPELMRGVSKGVFHKNTASRKMSRLASRIKSIG, from the coding sequence ATGGCCAACACTCTTCAATCCAAAAAACGTGCGCGCCAGAACGCGCGCCGTCTCAGCGTCAACAAGGCGCGCCGCTCGCGGATTCGCACATTCCTGCGCAAGGTCGAGGAAGCAATCGCGTCCGGCGACAAGGAAGCTGCACAAAACGCACTGCGTACCGCGCAGCCCGAACTGATGCGCGGCGTGTCCAAGGGAGTGTTTCATAAAAACACCGCTTCGCGGAAAATGTCGCGGCTTGCTTCGCGGATCAAATCG